A single genomic interval of Aegicerativicinus sediminis harbors:
- the yihA gene encoding ribosome biogenesis GTP-binding protein YihA/YsxC, which produces MIIKTAEFVVSNSDVNKCPETTLPEYAFIGRSNVGKSSLINAITNRKSLAKTSGRPGKTQLINHFLINKEWYLVDLPGYGYAKVSKGTKKKFQSFITKYFEKRIQLINAFVLVDVRHEPQKIDMDFMSWLGEKQLPFSIVFTKADKLKPKPLNENINNYLSIMRETWAELPNYFVTSSSSGQGTGELLNYIQDTNDEIERLKKEQNPFQP; this is translated from the coding sequence ATGATTATAAAAACTGCCGAATTTGTAGTAAGTAATTCAGACGTTAATAAATGTCCAGAAACAACCTTACCTGAGTATGCTTTTATCGGTCGTAGTAATGTGGGCAAATCTTCTCTGATTAATGCGATTACAAATAGAAAAAGTTTAGCAAAGACTTCGGGACGTCCTGGAAAAACACAATTGATAAATCATTTTTTGATCAATAAGGAATGGTATTTGGTGGATTTACCTGGATATGGTTATGCGAAAGTTTCAAAAGGAACTAAAAAGAAATTTCAATCTTTTATTACCAAATATTTTGAAAAGCGAATTCAACTAATCAACGCATTTGTATTAGTTGATGTAAGGCATGAGCCTCAGAAAATAGATATGGATTTTATGTCGTGGCTAGGAGAAAAGCAGCTTCCATTCAGTATTGTTTTTACCAAAGCCGACAAACTTAAGCCAAAACCCCTGAATGAAAATATCAATAATTATCTCTCCATTATGAGAGAAACTTGGGCTGAATTACCAAATTACTTTGTAACCTCATCTTCATCCGGCCAAGGAACTGGCGAATTACTCAATTACATCCAAGACACTAACGACGAAATAGAACGGTTAAAAAAGGAACAAAATCCGTTTCAGCCATAA
- the mraZ gene encoding division/cell wall cluster transcriptional repressor MraZ, whose product MNSLIGTYECKVDSKGRLMMPAPLKKQLSPVLQDGFVLKRAVFQPCLELYPMPEWELLMGKVNKLNRFKKKNNDFIRRFTAGLKVVEVDATGRLLIPKDLIAFSSISKEVVLSAAVNIVEIWDKDRYEQAIDDATGDFADLAEEVMGQDDDYDLS is encoded by the coding sequence TTGAATTCATTAATAGGGACATACGAATGTAAAGTAGATTCCAAAGGGAGATTGATGATGCCTGCTCCGCTAAAAAAGCAACTGTCGCCTGTTCTTCAGGATGGCTTTGTATTAAAGCGTGCGGTGTTTCAGCCCTGTTTGGAATTATACCCTATGCCAGAATGGGAACTTTTGATGGGGAAGGTTAACAAGCTGAATAGATTTAAGAAAAAGAATAACGATTTCATCCGTCGATTCACAGCTGGGCTGAAAGTGGTAGAAGTTGATGCCACCGGACGGCTATTAATTCCAAAAGATTTGATAGCCTTTTCTAGTATTAGTAAAGAAGTGGTGCTTTCTGCAGCAGTGAACATTGTTGAAATCTGGGATAAAGACCGCTATGAACAAGCCATTGATGATGCTACTGGGGATTTTGCTGATTTGGCTGAAGAAGTAATGGGCCAAGATGATGACTATGACCTATCATAA
- a CDS encoding carboxy terminal-processing peptidase: MKTNYKLILLALLLAFASCSFTTKKFEDPDKDKLLIQLITYVLETGHFSPKDLDDDFSEKVFDDYLEQLDPYKRYFYASDIEEFSKYRDNLDDQLKSYDISFFNVVHAKFLQRIEESKTLYQEVLAEPFDYSIKEEFSTDYENLPYVSNKKEMRNRWRQQMKFSTIANYDDLISQQDGRATLNSTLEDGFNDTTNEQELHEKGKEVKKSLAELEQESRDVTRRSLEEMYEYIDDRQRKDWFAVYINAIVEEFDPHTFYFAPEEKDRFDVAMSGNFEGIGARLQKKMDAISVVEIISGGPAWRQNELEVGDQIIKVTQEKEEKGVNVVGMRLDDAIKFIKGPKGTKVTLTLKKVDGAIEDITITRDVVELEETYAKSATVEKNGKTFGVINLPKFYVDFQDYNKRNAASDIKQEIIRLKKAGMEGLVLDLRNNGGGSLQTVVDIAGLFIKDGPIVQVKTSGEPKEVLKDRDKSIVWDGPLVILVNELSASASEILAAAMQDYKRGIILGSKQTYGKGTVQNVLDLNRMVRSNTNGDMGALKFTTQKFYRIDGGSTQLEGVKSDVVVPDRYSYIDIGEKDQENPLPWDKIDAVDYNVWENYYDYDATILKSKERMASNEQLKLIDENAHWIRKIRDRESYSLNYEDYRKTLNINEQEAKKFDKLSQYTTDLTFNSLPYELEVMEQDTILKEKRTRWHTSLSKDVYMEEAINVLNDLKTTYEIKKVANNNVKN, from the coding sequence ATGAAAACAAACTACAAATTAATTCTATTGGCCCTTCTATTGGCTTTTGCTAGTTGTAGTTTTACCACCAAAAAATTTGAAGATCCAGATAAGGACAAGTTATTAATTCAATTGATTACTTATGTGCTTGAAACAGGTCATTTTAGTCCAAAGGATTTAGATGATGATTTTTCTGAAAAAGTATTTGATGATTATTTGGAACAGCTAGATCCTTACAAGAGATATTTTTATGCTTCAGACATTGAAGAGTTTTCAAAGTATAGAGATAATTTGGATGATCAGTTGAAAAGTTATGACATTTCATTTTTTAATGTTGTGCATGCCAAGTTTCTTCAGAGGATAGAAGAATCTAAAACATTGTACCAGGAAGTTTTAGCAGAACCTTTTGATTATTCAATAAAAGAAGAATTCTCTACGGATTATGAAAACCTCCCTTATGTTTCAAATAAGAAGGAAATGAGGAATCGTTGGAGACAACAAATGAAATTTTCAACTATCGCTAATTATGACGATTTAATTAGTCAACAAGATGGACGTGCCACTTTAAACTCTACCTTGGAAGATGGTTTTAACGATACTACAAATGAACAAGAGCTTCATGAAAAAGGCAAAGAGGTAAAAAAATCATTAGCCGAATTGGAACAAGAATCTAGGGATGTAACAAGAAGGTCTTTGGAGGAGATGTATGAATATATTGATGACCGCCAGAGAAAGGATTGGTTTGCGGTTTATATTAATGCCATAGTTGAGGAATTTGATCCTCATACCTTCTATTTTGCTCCAGAGGAAAAGGATAGATTTGATGTTGCAATGTCGGGTAATTTTGAAGGAATAGGAGCGAGACTTCAAAAGAAAATGGATGCCATTTCAGTAGTCGAAATTATTAGTGGCGGTCCTGCCTGGAGGCAAAATGAATTGGAAGTTGGTGATCAGATTATTAAAGTAACTCAAGAAAAGGAAGAAAAAGGAGTTAATGTTGTTGGGATGCGTTTAGATGATGCAATTAAATTTATCAAAGGCCCTAAAGGCACCAAAGTTACGCTGACACTTAAAAAGGTTGATGGAGCTATTGAAGATATTACCATTACCAGAGACGTTGTGGAGTTGGAAGAAACCTATGCCAAGTCTGCTACCGTTGAGAAAAACGGTAAAACCTTTGGAGTTATTAATCTCCCCAAATTTTATGTCGATTTTCAGGATTACAATAAGCGTAATGCCGCATCTGATATTAAACAAGAAATTATAAGATTGAAGAAGGCCGGCATGGAAGGTTTGGTTTTGGACTTGAGAAACAACGGAGGTGGTTCATTGCAAACTGTAGTGGATATAGCAGGGTTGTTTATTAAGGATGGTCCTATCGTACAAGTTAAAACCTCAGGAGAGCCTAAAGAGGTTCTTAAGGATAGGGATAAATCAATTGTTTGGGATGGTCCCTTGGTGATATTGGTAAATGAATTATCCGCATCAGCCTCGGAGATTTTGGCTGCCGCCATGCAAGATTACAAGAGAGGAATTATATTGGGTAGTAAGCAAACTTACGGTAAAGGTACTGTTCAGAATGTACTAGACTTAAACCGAATGGTTCGTTCTAACACAAATGGCGATATGGGTGCATTAAAATTTACAACCCAAAAGTTTTATAGAATTGATGGTGGATCTACCCAACTGGAAGGTGTTAAAAGTGATGTTGTTGTTCCAGATCGTTATAGCTATATAGATATTGGTGAGAAGGACCAAGAAAACCCTCTTCCGTGGGATAAAATCGATGCGGTTGATTACAACGTTTGGGAGAATTATTATGACTATGATGCTACTATACTGAAAAGTAAGGAGCGTATGGCAAGTAATGAACAATTAAAATTAATCGATGAAAATGCCCATTGGATTAGAAAAATAAGAGATAGAGAATCCTATTCTTTAAACTATGAGGATTATAGAAAAACGTTGAACATTAATGAACAGGAGGCTAAGAAATTTGACAAATTATCTCAATATACTACTGATCTTACATTTAATTCATTACCTTATGAATTGGAGGTGATGGAGCAAGATACCATCTTAAAAGAGAAAAGAACACGTTGGCATACAAGCCTAAGTAAGGATGTTTATATGGAAGAAGCTATAAATGTTCTTAATGACTTAAAAACTACATACGAAATCAAAAAGGTGGCCAACAATAATGTAAAAAATTAG
- a CDS encoding alpha/beta fold hydrolase — protein sequence MTHPLRKEKNFSYIEVGEGTPIIVLHGLMGGLSNFSAVTDYFSQNGYKVIIPELPIYSMSLLQTNVKNFAKYLNKFIEFKGFDSVILLGNSLGGHIGLYHTKMYPEKVKALVITGSSGLYESAMGGGYTKRRDYEVIKKKAQDVFYDPEVATKEIVDEVYATVNDRNKLMRTLAIAKSAIRHNMSKDLPNMHTPTCIIWGKNDTVTPPEVAKEFDDLLPDSELFWIDKCGHAAMMEHPEEFNKILYSWLQKRNF from the coding sequence ATGACACATCCTCTAAGGAAAGAGAAGAATTTCAGCTATATAGAAGTTGGAGAAGGCACCCCCATAATCGTCCTACATGGTCTTATGGGTGGCTTGAGTAATTTTTCGGCAGTAACCGATTATTTCAGTCAGAATGGATACAAGGTTATTATTCCTGAATTACCAATCTATTCAATGTCATTGCTTCAAACTAATGTTAAAAACTTTGCTAAGTATCTAAATAAATTTATCGAATTCAAAGGTTTCGACTCTGTCATCCTATTAGGCAATTCCCTTGGCGGTCATATTGGATTATACCATACCAAAATGTACCCAGAAAAAGTAAAAGCCTTGGTTATTACTGGTAGTTCAGGTCTTTATGAGAGTGCAATGGGCGGTGGGTATACAAAAAGGAGAGACTACGAGGTCATTAAAAAGAAGGCACAAGACGTCTTTTATGATCCGGAAGTCGCAACCAAGGAAATAGTAGATGAAGTTTATGCTACGGTTAATGACAGGAATAAACTTATGAGGACTTTAGCTATTGCTAAAAGTGCGATAAGGCACAACATGTCTAAAGACTTACCAAATATGCATACTCCTACTTGCATCATATGGGGCAAGAATGATACTGTAACCCCTCCTGAAGTTGCCAAGGAGTTTGATGATCTTCTTCCGGATTCAGAACTATTTTGGATAGACAAATGTGGGCATGCCGCAATGATGGAACATCCAGAGGAATTCAACAAAATTTTATATTCCTGGCTTCAGAAGCGAAATTTCTAA